One genomic region from Candidatus Palauibacter polyketidifaciens encodes:
- a CDS encoding allophanate hydrolase subunit 1, giving the protein MITFPGPVSALVTLPVAPDRDAIARVLDLERFAREALPDLRTTIPAFNRLLVEGSPHSWNATDVESRLAAGAEACLAEAPGIDAGDPVSLPVCYDPELAPDLEAVAANAGVGVAEVARLHSGTTYAVLATGFAPGFAYMGDVDARIAMPRLTTPRPRVETGSVGIADRRTGIYPAAGPGGWRLIGRVPEAFFADAAERIARFRPGGSVEFRPIDRDEYEAAGG; this is encoded by the coding sequence GTGATCACCTTCCCGGGGCCGGTGAGCGCCCTGGTCACGCTTCCGGTGGCGCCCGACCGGGATGCGATCGCCCGGGTCCTCGATCTCGAACGCTTCGCGCGCGAGGCGCTGCCGGATCTTCGCACGACGATTCCGGCCTTCAACCGGCTCCTCGTCGAGGGCTCGCCCCACAGCTGGAACGCGACGGATGTCGAGTCCAGGCTGGCCGCGGGTGCTGAAGCATGTCTCGCGGAGGCGCCCGGGATCGACGCGGGCGACCCCGTGTCGCTGCCTGTGTGCTATGACCCGGAACTCGCGCCCGACCTCGAGGCCGTGGCGGCGAACGCGGGCGTGGGCGTAGCGGAGGTGGCGCGGCTCCACAGCGGCACGACGTACGCCGTGCTCGCGACCGGGTTCGCACCGGGGTTCGCATACATGGGTGACGTGGACGCGCGGATCGCGATGCCGCGCCTCACGACGCCCCGTCCGCGGGTCGAAACGGGATCCGTCGGGATCGCGGACCGGCGCACCGGCATCTATCCGGCGGCGGGGCCGGGGGGCTGGCGTCTGATCGGCCGCGTTCCCGAGGCGTTCTTTGCGGATGCCGCCGAGCGGATCGCGCGCTTTCGACCCGGAGGCTCGGTCGAGTTCCGCCCGATCGACCGGGACGAGTACGAGGCCGCGGGCGGATGA
- a CDS encoding biotin-dependent carboxyltransferase family protein produces the protein MSPHGVVDRPGPFCTIQDLGRRTGRRAGLAPGGAMDQRAYLWANRLLGNEPAAAALEITLGGFALRFAVETAVALTGADCAATLDGVETGAWRTVRARPGQVLRLGYSATGMRAFVAFPGGLDVPTAFGSASAVVRDGWPGLLGRPLRAGEPLRWAEPQRACPVRRVPRELVPPNTASLTLPLIIGYEWAEFSNADRERVFDAEWTVDPASDRTAGRLVGPALGSGPRVLDSTPLVDGTVQVTGDGLPLVFMRDRPTIGGYAKLGSVDPIALDAFAQARPGTPIRFARADTDALRRALARRERFFGIHHAP, from the coding sequence ATGAGCCCGCACGGCGTCGTGGACCGTCCCGGCCCGTTCTGCACGATCCAGGATCTGGGCCGCCGGACCGGCCGCCGGGCCGGACTCGCTCCCGGGGGCGCCATGGACCAGCGCGCGTACCTCTGGGCCAACCGGCTCCTCGGCAACGAGCCGGCGGCCGCCGCGCTCGAGATCACCCTGGGCGGCTTCGCCCTGCGCTTCGCCGTCGAGACGGCCGTGGCGCTGACGGGGGCGGACTGCGCCGCCACGCTCGATGGCGTCGAAACGGGCGCCTGGCGCACCGTCCGGGCGCGACCGGGCCAGGTGCTCCGGCTCGGCTACAGCGCGACCGGCATGCGCGCCTTCGTCGCGTTCCCCGGCGGACTCGATGTCCCCACGGCGTTCGGCTCCGCGTCGGCCGTCGTGCGCGACGGATGGCCGGGGCTGCTCGGCCGGCCCCTGCGCGCGGGCGAACCCCTTCGGTGGGCCGAACCTCAACGCGCGTGTCCGGTGCGGCGGGTGCCCCGCGAACTCGTTCCGCCCAACACGGCCTCGCTGACGCTGCCGCTGATCATCGGCTACGAGTGGGCCGAGTTCTCGAACGCGGATCGTGAGCGGGTGTTCGACGCCGAATGGACCGTCGATCCGGCGAGCGACAGAACCGCCGGCCGACTGGTCGGCCCCGCCCTGGGTTCGGGCCCGCGCGTCCTCGACTCGACGCCTCTCGTGGACGGGACCGTGCAGGTCACGGGCGACGGTCTGCCGCTCGTTTTCATGCGGGATCGCCCGACGATCGGCGGCTACGCGAAGCTCGGCTCGGTGGACCCGATCGCGCTCGACGCCTTCGCGCAGGCGCGGCCGGGCACGCCCATCCGTTTCGCCCGTGCCGACACCGATGCGCTCCGCCGCGCCCTCGCCCGGCGGGAACGGTT
- a CDS encoding dipeptidase has translation MKRRLTRTMALAVLSALVLGLAASDARAQDEHLEIAKRVLSSVPLFDGHNDLPWAIRNADAPRDVRAYDISRPTPGHTDLARLRAGGVGAQFWSVYVPASVMGEGGGARMQLEQIDIALQIISDHREDLGLAYTAAEVMDQFHRGKVASMLGMEGGHAIENSLGALRAFYALGVRYMTLTHSANLPWADSCCALPELGGLSPFGREVVREMNWLGMLVDISHVSPGSMHDALDVAEAPVIFSHSSARAVTDHPRNVPDDVLRRLPENGGVVMVTFVESFVNQDVATYVGPSEGRPRATMADVVAHIEHIRDVAGIDHVAIGGDYDGIDRGPVGLEDVSTYPALFAELSRRGWTESELRALAADNLLRVMRATEATARRLQAERGPSMATIEELDGLVP, from the coding sequence ATGAAGCGACGACTCACCCGGACCATGGCGCTGGCGGTTCTGTCCGCGCTCGTTCTTGGACTCGCGGCCTCGGATGCGCGCGCGCAGGACGAACATCTCGAGATCGCGAAACGCGTGCTGTCGAGCGTCCCGCTGTTCGACGGGCACAACGATCTCCCCTGGGCGATCCGGAACGCGGACGCGCCCCGCGATGTCCGCGCCTACGACATCTCGCGCCCCACGCCGGGGCACACCGATCTCGCCCGCCTTCGGGCCGGCGGCGTCGGGGCCCAGTTCTGGTCCGTCTACGTCCCGGCCTCGGTCATGGGGGAGGGCGGCGGCGCGCGCATGCAGCTGGAGCAGATCGACATCGCGCTCCAGATCATCTCCGATCACCGCGAGGATCTGGGGCTCGCGTATACCGCCGCCGAGGTGATGGACCAGTTCCACCGCGGCAAGGTCGCCTCGATGCTCGGCATGGAGGGAGGCCACGCGATCGAGAACTCGCTCGGCGCCCTGCGTGCTTTCTATGCGCTCGGCGTCCGGTACATGACGCTCACGCACAGCGCCAACCTCCCGTGGGCCGACTCCTGCTGCGCGCTGCCCGAACTCGGAGGGCTCTCGCCGTTCGGCCGGGAAGTCGTACGCGAGATGAACTGGCTGGGCATGCTGGTCGACATCTCCCACGTGTCGCCGGGGAGCATGCACGATGCGCTCGACGTGGCCGAGGCGCCGGTCATCTTCTCGCATTCCTCCGCCAGGGCGGTGACGGACCACCCCCGCAACGTCCCGGACGATGTGTTGCGGCGGCTGCCGGAGAACGGCGGCGTGGTCATGGTCACGTTCGTCGAGTCCTTCGTGAACCAGGACGTCGCGACCTACGTCGGCCCATCGGAGGGACGCCCGCGCGCCACGATGGCCGACGTCGTGGCGCATATCGAGCACATCCGCGACGTGGCGGGGATCGACCACGTCGCGATCGGGGGCGACTACGACGGAATCGACCGGGGGCCGGTCGGACTGGAGGACGTGTCGACCTACCCCGCCCTGTTCGCCGAACTCTCCCGCCGCGGGTGGACCGAATCCGAACTTCGGGCCCTCGCGGCCGACAACCTGCTTCGCGTCATGAGGGCCACCGAAGCGACCGCGCGCCGGCTCCAGGCCGAACGCGGTCCTTCCATGGCCACGATCGAGGAACTGGACGGGCTGGTGCCTTGA
- a CDS encoding 5-oxoprolinase subunit PxpA: MLINCDMGESYGPWEKGADEAVMPLIDQANIACGGHAGDPDTMARTLELAAAHGVQAGAHPGYPDRRNFGRLRLDWPLDSMVLEIQAQIGALQGVASAMGVRLRHVKPHGALYLAMMKDDRLLTRLAEGVAALDPSLAFVLQATPERRRHQAMLEHTELRLAFEAFADRAYAPDGRLQARGIDGAVLSDADAVAGHVANLLDGFVETPEGPLPVEAETLCVHGDNPSATAVLRRIRELVPRKK, encoded by the coding sequence ATGCTGATCAACTGCGACATGGGAGAGAGCTACGGGCCCTGGGAGAAGGGGGCCGACGAAGCGGTGATGCCGCTGATCGACCAGGCCAACATCGCCTGCGGCGGCCATGCCGGGGATCCCGATACGATGGCTCGGACGCTCGAGCTGGCGGCCGCGCACGGCGTGCAGGCGGGGGCGCACCCGGGCTATCCCGACCGACGGAACTTCGGGCGCCTGCGGTTGGACTGGCCGCTCGACTCGATGGTGCTTGAGATACAGGCGCAGATCGGGGCGCTGCAGGGCGTCGCGTCGGCGATGGGCGTCCGGCTTCGGCACGTGAAGCCCCACGGAGCGCTGTACCTCGCCATGATGAAGGATGACCGGCTTCTCACGCGGCTGGCGGAAGGCGTGGCCGCCCTGGACCCGTCGCTCGCTTTCGTCCTGCAGGCGACGCCGGAGCGCCGGCGGCACCAGGCGATGTTGGAGCACACGGAGCTGAGGCTGGCATTCGAGGCCTTCGCCGATCGGGCCTACGCGCCGGACGGGCGTCTCCAGGCGCGCGGGATCGACGGGGCCGTCCTCTCCGACGCGGATGCCGTCGCCGGCCACGTGGCGAATCTCCTCGACGGATTCGTGGAGACGCCCGAGGGTCCTCTTCCAGTCGAGGCGGAGACGCTCTGCGTTCACGGCGACAACCCCTCCGCGACGGCGGTGCTCCGCCGCATCCGCGAACTCGTGCCGCGGAAGAAGTAG
- a CDS encoding fumarylacetoacetate hydrolase family protein — MRTALLRRTPTARALPLGMIAVLFSAASLAAQDVAGIVLVEPFKVGTFAIRDVPRVGLVLRDAFIVDIELANEVLERNRAYPRVPAPTDMLDLIGRYEYGLQRRLYEIVNETVAYQRLSGPTRADYVYDVDEVRILPPIMYPGKILNAASNFYSRVAADAAEGEREDAVRERRENRGVPYLYLKPSRGAVVGTSDRIVIPHGRSQTDWEVELGVIMGRAAKYVASEDAQATVFGYTVTIDVSDRGGRPPGGNPTASDWLVEKGHDTFAPMGPWIVPKEFYGDPMEQLRQTLDVGGERMQEATAVDMIHSLWELIEYASSILTLFPGDVINLGTSGGVGMGEARFLQPGDVVTATIDGIGTIELPVVEGPEPLGETGVRLPPVSTYRRDPGS; from the coding sequence ATGAGAACAGCGCTGCTCAGACGGACCCCGACCGCACGGGCCCTTCCGCTTGGAATGATCGCGGTCCTCTTCTCCGCGGCCTCCCTCGCCGCCCAGGACGTGGCGGGCATCGTACTCGTGGAACCGTTCAAGGTGGGGACGTTCGCGATCAGAGACGTTCCGCGCGTCGGGCTCGTGCTGCGTGACGCCTTCATCGTCGACATCGAACTGGCGAACGAAGTGCTCGAGCGGAACCGCGCATATCCGAGAGTGCCGGCGCCGACGGACATGCTCGACCTCATCGGCCGCTACGAGTACGGACTCCAGCGGCGCCTGTACGAGATCGTCAACGAGACCGTGGCCTATCAGCGGCTCTCCGGTCCCACTCGCGCGGACTACGTCTACGACGTCGACGAGGTCCGGATCCTCCCGCCCATCATGTACCCGGGCAAGATCCTGAACGCGGCGAGCAACTTCTACAGCCGCGTCGCCGCGGACGCGGCCGAAGGAGAGAGGGAGGACGCGGTCCGCGAGCGCCGTGAGAACCGCGGCGTGCCCTATCTCTACCTCAAGCCGTCGCGCGGCGCGGTGGTCGGGACCAGCGACCGGATCGTGATTCCCCACGGCCGGAGCCAGACCGACTGGGAGGTGGAACTGGGGGTGATCATGGGGCGGGCGGCAAAGTACGTCGCCTCCGAGGATGCGCAGGCGACCGTATTCGGGTACACGGTGACGATCGACGTGTCCGACCGCGGCGGGCGTCCCCCGGGCGGCAACCCGACGGCTTCGGACTGGCTGGTCGAGAAGGGGCACGACACGTTCGCGCCGATGGGACCGTGGATCGTCCCGAAGGAGTTCTACGGCGACCCGATGGAGCAGCTGCGTCAGACGCTGGACGTCGGCGGAGAGCGCATGCAGGAAGCGACGGCGGTAGACATGATCCACTCGCTGTGGGAGTTGATCGAGTACGCTTCCTCGATCCTGACGCTGTTCCCGGGCGACGTGATCAACCTCGGCACGTCCGGCGGCGTCGGCATGGGCGAGGCGCGATTCCTTCAGCCCGGCGACGTCGTCACGGCAACGATCGACGGGATCGGCACGATCGAACTTCCCGTGGTCGAGGGGCCGGAGCCTCTCGGAGAAACCGGCGTCCGGCTGCCGCCCGTGAGCACCTACAGGCGGGATCCCGGCTCATGA